One genomic window of Malaciobacter molluscorum LMG 25693 includes the following:
- a CDS encoding Fur family transcriptional regulator — translation MDKHKQSFDSFLKNFKKTVSNLGLKNSTQKDYILKILYFTDKHLSVEDIIKIAKQEYKIDMGIATVYRTVKFFEDLNIVKSLDIADKAKRYELNISLHHDHMICTSCNKILEFNDEIIEEQQKEVAKNNDFILNDHIMTIYGLCENCQ, via the coding sequence GTGGATAAACATAAACAAAGTTTTGATTCCTTTTTAAAAAATTTTAAAAAAACTGTTTCTAATTTAGGACTAAAAAATTCTACACAAAAAGATTATATTCTAAAAATTTTATATTTTACAGATAAACATTTAAGTGTTGAAGATATAATAAAAATTGCAAAGCAAGAGTATAAAATTGATATGGGAATTGCTACTGTTTATAGAACAGTTAAATTTTTTGAAGATTTAAATATAGTGAAATCTTTAGATATTGCAGATAAAGCTAAAAGATACGAATTAAATATATCTTTACATCATGATCATATGATTTGTACTTCATGTAATAAGATTTTAGAGTTTAATGATGAAATAATTGAAGAGCAGCAAAAAGAAGTTGCAAAAAACAATGACTTTATATTGAACGATCATATAATGACTATATATGGATTATGTGAGAATTGTCAATAA